One stretch of Chitinophaga pendula DNA includes these proteins:
- a CDS encoding efflux transporter outer membrane subunit, which yields MTNLSTHILFRVVLTVSIAAGIAGCRTQQPLQTPPARPLPDAFQAAKDSLPIRDTNSIADIPWKQFFRDEPLQQLIDTALQRNFDLGMALQRIEKARATALAARNAWLPSVDISATASADKYGDYTLNGVGNFDTNFSPNISKDQQIPTSPTPDYFLGLRSSWEIDVWGKLKSQRKAAVARYLSSFEDKRLVTTMLVAEVANLYYQLVALDQELDIIHKNILLQESALYTVQVQQEAGRTTLLAVQQTAAQLTSTRSLEFVTKQQITAAENQLNALMGRFPQPIARSHNIPDGALPAQLYTGIPSAMLLRRPDIRQAELELAAARSDVQAARAAFLPSLHITPYAGFNAFAASLLFQTPASLAYGILGSITAPLFNKKQLQAQYLSQTADGQHAFLDYQQKIVTAFREVSTSLHQVENQRQVYNLKTKETQLLQEAVSTSKDLFMGGYASYLEVITAQKSVLEAELALISSRRDMFIGTITLYRSLGGGWK from the coding sequence ATGACAAATCTATCAACACATATATTGTTTCGTGTAGTGCTCACCGTCAGTATTGCCGCCGGTATCGCCGGCTGCCGCACGCAACAACCGTTGCAAACACCACCTGCCCGGCCGCTACCCGATGCATTCCAGGCAGCGAAAGACAGCCTGCCTATCCGCGATACCAACAGCATCGCAGACATCCCCTGGAAACAATTCTTCCGCGACGAACCGTTACAGCAGCTTATTGATACTGCCCTGCAACGCAACTTCGATCTCGGTATGGCCCTGCAGCGGATCGAAAAAGCAAGAGCCACCGCACTGGCCGCCCGCAATGCATGGCTGCCTTCCGTAGATATCTCCGCGACAGCATCGGCAGATAAATATGGCGACTATACGTTGAATGGCGTGGGCAACTTCGATACCAACTTCTCTCCCAACATTAGCAAAGATCAGCAGATACCGACCTCCCCCACCCCGGATTATTTCCTGGGCCTCCGCAGTAGCTGGGAGATCGACGTATGGGGTAAACTTAAATCACAACGTAAGGCAGCGGTTGCAAGATACCTGTCCTCCTTTGAAGACAAACGCCTGGTGACCACCATGCTGGTCGCCGAAGTGGCCAATCTATACTATCAGCTCGTCGCTCTCGACCAGGAGCTGGACATTATCCATAAGAACATATTACTCCAGGAATCGGCACTGTATACCGTACAAGTACAACAAGAAGCCGGAAGGACCACCCTGCTGGCAGTACAGCAGACCGCGGCACAGCTGACCAGCACCCGCAGCCTGGAGTTCGTCACCAAACAACAGATCACCGCCGCAGAAAATCAACTCAACGCACTGATGGGACGCTTCCCGCAACCCATCGCTCGCAGTCACAACATACCTGATGGCGCACTGCCTGCACAACTCTACACCGGCATTCCCAGCGCTATGCTGTTACGCCGACCCGATATCAGGCAGGCCGAACTGGAACTGGCTGCAGCCCGCTCCGACGTGCAGGCTGCCAGGGCGGCATTCCTGCCCTCCCTCCATATCACCCCCTACGCGGGCTTTAACGCCTTTGCCGCCAGCCTGCTCTTCCAAACACCGGCATCCCTGGCATACGGCATATTAGGCAGTATTACCGCCCCGCTGTTCAACAAAAAACAGTTACAGGCGCAATACCTTTCCCAGACCGCTGATGGACAACATGCCTTCCTGGACTATCAGCAGAAGATCGTAACAGCATTCCGCGAAGTAAGTACCAGCCTGCATCAGGTAGAAAATCAACGCCAGGTATACAACCTGAAAACAAAAGAAACACAACTACTGCAGGAAGCAGTCTCTACCTCCAAAGACCTGTTCATGGGTGGCTATGCTTCCTATCTGGAAGTGATCACTGCACAAAAAAGCGTTTTAGAGGCTGAATTAGCCCTGATCTCCTCCCGCCGTGATATGTTTATCGGCACCATCACCTTATATCGCTCCCTGGGCGGTGGATGGAAATAA